Below is a genomic region from Scomber scombrus chromosome 3, fScoSco1.1, whole genome shotgun sequence.
TGTTACTTGTCCCATACGGTGCTGCGCTGGAGAGGCTGCGTGGAAGACCCAGACACTTCCGAAGAAAGCCACTGATCTTCCTTTCAAGGGACTCCGCGGTTGTCATAGGGACTGCGTAGATCAGGAGTGGCCACAGGACCCGTGGCAGGATGGAATGCTGGTAGATCCAGGCTTTAAATCTGCCAGGTAGGCCAGACTTGTCAACCTTGGTGACCCAAGTGCCGAGCTGTTGCGAGGACTTCTGGATGGCGACGGTGTCTTTCAGGCTTGAGTCAAAGAGCTTCCCCAAACTCTTTACCGGCTGCTCTGTGATGGATGGTATGACCGTTCCTGAGATTGAAAACCGGAACTTGTCAGTCACCTTACCCTTTTTCAACACCATGGACCTTGACTTAGAGGGCTTAAAACTCATCCTTGCCCAGGTGATGAGTTTCTCAAGTCTTTGTAGGATCCACCTGCTCCCTGGGACCGATGTTGTCGTGATGGTGAGGTCGTCCATGTATGCTCTTATCGGGGGCTGTCGTACACCAGACTTGGTCAGGGGGCCCTTTGCATTCCACCTCGGCTGACTTGACCACCATGTTCATGGCAAGGGCgaaaagaacaacagagatGGTACAGCCTGTTATTATTCCTTTCCCCAAACGATGCCAGTCTGATGTTTCTGACCCAGAAGTGACCCTCAGCCTGAAATTATTGTAGTAATCCAGGATCAGGTCCTTGATCTTACTGGGAACATGGTGGTGGTCTAGTGCGAGCTCGACCAGCTTGTGAGGTATAGACCCGTAGGCGTTGGCCAGGTCCAACCACAACACTGCAAGGTCTCCTCTGTTTTCATGAGCCTCTCTGATGAGCTGCGTAACTACACCAGTGTGCTTCAAGCAGCCGGGGACTCCAGGAACTCCGCCCTTCTGGACAGAGGGGTCAATGTAGTTGTTCTTGAGGAGATACTCGGTCAGTCTTCTGGAGACGATGCTGAAAAACACCTTCCCTTCTACACTCAACAGTGAGATTGTCCGGAACTGGTCGATGTTTCTCGAGTTCTCCTCTTTGGGGATCCACACTCCCTCCGCACACCTCCATTGGTCAACAACTCTCCCTCTTCTCCAGATCACCTTTAAGGTCTTCCATAGGTGCCGGAGAAGCTCTGGGCAGCGCTTGTAGACGAGGTAGGGTACACCGCTGGGTCCTGGAGTAGATGATGATCGAGCTGCCTTAAtgacctcctccacctccttcagGCTCAACTCCCTCAGATTGAACTTTGTTGTTGGGGGGGCGGGGTTGATGACGGATCTGTTGGCGTCCAGATCTTGTTCCCTCATTGGGTCGCTTAAGGAGTCCTGGAGGAAGCAATTCACTTCCTCTGTAGAGCACTCGATATAGACTGTGTCATATTTTGAATCAATGTAACAGTAATACTGAGTCTGAAGTTATTATTGATTCAAGATTTTCCATTATGTGGAAATATAATGATTACACCTTTAGATGTTACACTCATTGTGTAGTAATAATTAGCTATAATAATTAATGTCATAATATGAGCACTTTGTTGTTTTAACTGTGTTAACAATCTATTGTAAAACTCCAATAACAAAAATCCAAATAGACTTATTTGGGATTTGGGAAGAAAGTATGAAAAGGATAAAACAATGTTAAGTATGTTTTTTGAGTTGTCAGAGATAGATAAAGAATACCAGAATGTCTAATACTGCACCCACGGTGCTTCTATTATATCATTTTGATGAGATGTTGAGAAGGGTTAGGTTGATCAAATTGATTTTATTGCCATTTAAGTATGCTCCTTGTGCAAACGAGAAAAACAGGACATTcaatacaaaaaacacaagtaatACCCAATAATACTAAAAGTACATCTAAAACATACAGACATggcaaaaaaacactcaaaatatcccaaaatacacatgaatgcaGAGtagaccaacaaaaaacaaaaaatataattaagtGAAGTATTCATTTATATGAAAGTTAGTTATAAGCCTTTTATGTGTCTGCGGTTTACCTTTCAGGACCTCGAGGAGTGTACTCCTCTTGAACCTCCCAGATTTTGATCAAAGCTGTTTCTATGTCCTCCCTGGAGGGAAAATGTTCAGTGAGAAAAATCTGTTGCAATTTTCAACCTTGATAAAGCCTGACTTTGTGGATTGATAAGTGAATGGGAGGGAATGATGAGTAATTCCCATTATATTTAATGGGAAAGATGACCTTTCGTGGTCATTGCATTCACCATTTACATCCACACAGCTGCTTCTCTTCTCAAGTGTCACTGATATGTGTCTGAAGTTCAGCTTAAACTGTCCTGGTTCGTTTAACGAGTCAGGTTCCTAGCAAGAGTCACAGTTTGATGTATTGTCCTTCTATTTATTCCACCCTCCAACACGAGCATGTACAAAGTTACTAGGATTTTCAGTGAAAACTCAGTTTCCATAACTTGAACATATTGTAAAAATATCAGGTAACACTGCTTTTATGTTTAAAGGTTTGCCTCTTATAATCCactttttgaaaatattcattaaCAGGCAACACTTTCATAACAAATACCACCCTTGGTTGCAAGATAAGGGCTGCTGACTGCaaatgcatatacacacatgcatgtaatattgcacatacacattcaatcattttacaaaattgttataaaaatgtttattggtTGTCCTTTGTAATGATGATAAATTAAGCAAAAAGTCATACTGTAAAGGGcaaaaaaggaatattttacTACGTATATGTACTTATATTTACAAAACACTAGCCGTAGAATATGCTTTGTGGATGTATTTATATAAGTTACCTAAAAATGAAAATCTCTCTTTTTAGAAATCAAGATTTAGAGAAATCAATAGAAGAATGACAAATAGTGTGTTTTGCTAGTAGCAAAATTTGGTTGCTCCCTGAGGGCCAGTGATTATGGCACCTTTGAAAATTGTCTGTGGTCACTAAGCAACACTGACATTCCTGCTGCTCGGCCTGGTGGTGTCTGCGTGCTGTCTGGGTTAGGACGGCTATATTTAATACTGGCTGTGCCTGTGGAACATAAAGCAGAGAAAACTTCATCCGACAGTGAGTGGTGGCCCTGGCGGACATGTCTGTGCCCAGTTTACATGACTGAGTGAGCCAGGAATGAATTTACATCAGATGCAGGCCTACGGTTTCCATGGACACAAGATGACTTGAGAAGATGGGGTGATAGAGGAcaagtgtatgaatgtgtgtgtgtggtgggagtTGGCGTTATGGATATGGATTGAGGCCGGACAGAGAAAGGCACGACAAATGAAAGCTTTGACCTTGGGGTGTTGTCTAATCAGCAGACCCTCAGAGCAGCCAGACGGTGGGCTCCTGAGCTGCTTCACCTGACTGCCCGATCCATTTCACATCCCTGCATCATTAGCACGCCACACATGTCTCTCTGTGGAGTCTGGGGAGGCTATAGATTACTGACATCATGATATTTAATCAATGACCTACTATAGTCATACCTCCCCCTTTTCTGTCTGTCAAGAAAGCCTTACATTGCTCTCTTTTCCACTATTTCACATCTCTGTGCCACAGATGCTTCTTCCCAGCAAGCTCCTCCTCTCCAGCCAAGATGATTAGAAGGATGTACTGAAAGTAATTCATGGTTGAACCTCCTCACCCTATTTGTGTACTGTATAATTGCACATACAGGATGGGGGATGCTGCCCCCAGAGAtgacattatatcaacacctatAGAGCTGCATAGCAGGAATCACGTGTCACTCTGGACTGTCAGACGTGATTTATCAAAGCTGTCAGTGGCCTCATTTCATATGAGCGACTGAGCTGAATGGGGGTGTTTGTCCTGCATGTAGCCAGATGTATTGATCCATGCATCTGTTATCATGTAACACTTCCTCTGTTACTATTGCCTGCTCTCATGAGAAATAATTTTAATGGCACCATTGAAATATCTTTATAGTGTTTAGACTAAAGTCTATTTTGCAGAGCCTCAATTAGAAAAGGCTCATGTTGATTTGTGCCTTCGCAACAACTTACAGCTAaacataaataaaggttttaacTAGCAAGgaaataaagtatataaatattatttagcAACGGTGAGAGTAGTTTGAGCATTATTTAGGCTGCAAGGAATTCTTGTTATTATTGTGattgtatataatataatataataagagcctgaccgatatattggtcagctGATATTACCAGCCGATGTTGgcatcacagatatatcagcaTATATGCTGTCCAATATTCGCTGATATTTTAGTTGTATAGGCATATTGTGCAGACTTTACTATCAATAGTTATTCATAATAATTAAAtccccagtgaagtttactgtttcagtgcactgatgtcattttatacaagtttattgttaaactataaaataaccTGCATCCATCACATATTTTtgtcaagtgtttgataaccacatgtGAGAAATGATTGCAAGATGTGTTTATTCATATTCTGTATGTATAAgatcaatatatcaatattggaATTTTTACTTTCTAACAGCAGCATCAACGGCCTAattataatattgtaa
It encodes:
- the LOC133978067 gene encoding LOW QUALITY PROTEIN: uncharacterized protein LOC133978067 (The sequence of the model RefSeq protein was modified relative to this genomic sequence to represent the inferred CDS: deleted 1 base in 1 codon), with product MREQDLDANRSVINPAPPTTKFNLRELSLKEVEEVIKAARSSSTPGPSGVPYLVYKRCPELLRHLWKTLKVIWRRGRVVDQWRCAEGVWIPKEENSRNIDQFRTISLLSVEGKVFFSIVSRRLTEYLLKNNYIDPSVQKGGVPGVPGCLKHTGVVTQLIREAHENRGDLAVLWLDLANAYGSIPHKLVELALDHHHVPSKIKDLILDYYNNFRLRVTSGSETSDWHRLGKGIITGCTISVVLFALAMNMVVKSAEVECKGPLTKSGVRQPPIRAYMDDLTITTTSVPGSRWILQRLEKLITWARMSFKPSKSRSMVLKKGKVTDKFRFSISGTVIPSITEQPVKSLGKLFDSSLKDTVAIQKSSQQLGTWVTKVDKSGLPGRFKAWIYQHSILPRVLWPLLIYAVPMTTAESLERKISGFLRKCLGLPRSLSSAAPYGTSNTLQLPFSGLTEEFKVARTREALQYRDSRDCKVSTAGIEVRTGRKWRADKAVEVAESRLRQKALVGTLASGRAGLGYFPKTQVSKTHGKERHHLFQEEVRVGVEEERVSRAVGLRQQGAWTKWESALQRRITWSNIMQADFHRVRFLVQAVYDALPSPANLHVWGKSETPSCLLCSGRGSLEHLLSSCPKALADGRYRWRHDQVLKAVAESVASAISTSKHHQAPKRAIPFVKAGEKPNARPQTTTGLLHTASDWQLQVDLGKQLKFPAHIAATSLRPDMIITSEASRHLIMLELTVPWEERIEEANERKRAKYQELVEDCRGRGWRTFYEPIEVGCSGFAGRSLCKVLSRLGVTGAAKKRAIKSASEAAEKATRWLWIKRADPWVAAGTQVGA